From Paenibacillus graminis, a single genomic window includes:
- a CDS encoding helix-turn-helix transcriptional regulator encodes MKEAAIRITRLLQELDGDRELSSLMYREIMLTRLRTVLPFDAACCTSVDPVTLLTTGAMTEQGIEAIHGNLLDNEYLDDDYNKFTDLAQAPVAAGSLWEATAGQPMRSRRYREVLHQAGFGDELRAVLKVGNACWGFLTLFRQRGGGYFQPEEITLISDAGPLIASQLKAKALSRMRGSGLEQPLEEGILVLNEQLVPVSLNSGGKYWLDKLRLTERQAPQSLPGPIRSVSLRALAEGKTPDRSFPGAKLCVPVETGQFLTLTASKLEGPSGLVQLAVSFTATKASELLPLITEAYGLTEREKEIVDQLSKGKSTKELAQYLHISAYTVQDHLKSIFTKAGVSSRRELIWLLYSQYHSN; translated from the coding sequence ATGAAAGAAGCAGCTATTCGGATTACCAGACTTCTTCAGGAACTGGATGGGGACCGGGAACTGTCATCTCTGATGTACAGGGAGATCATGTTAACAAGGCTAAGAACGGTGCTGCCTTTTGATGCGGCCTGCTGTACGTCCGTCGATCCTGTTACCCTGCTCACCACAGGTGCCATGACTGAACAGGGCATTGAAGCCATTCACGGCAATCTCCTGGATAATGAGTATCTGGATGACGACTACAACAAATTCACCGACCTGGCACAGGCTCCGGTTGCTGCAGGGTCCTTATGGGAGGCAACCGCCGGACAGCCGATGCGGAGCCGCCGTTACCGTGAGGTGCTGCATCAGGCAGGTTTTGGGGATGAACTGAGGGCGGTTCTTAAGGTAGGGAACGCTTGCTGGGGGTTTTTGACCCTGTTCCGCCAAAGGGGTGGCGGCTATTTTCAGCCTGAGGAGATAACACTAATAAGCGATGCCGGCCCCTTAATAGCCAGCCAGCTAAAAGCAAAGGCTCTCAGCCGGATGCGCGGCTCTGGCCTTGAGCAGCCACTGGAGGAAGGCATCCTAGTGCTTAATGAGCAGTTGGTTCCAGTAAGCCTTAATTCCGGAGGGAAATATTGGCTGGACAAGCTGCGGCTTACAGAGCGTCAGGCACCGCAGTCCTTACCCGGCCCCATTCGTTCGGTCAGCTTAAGAGCGTTGGCTGAAGGGAAGACTCCAGACCGCAGTTTTCCGGGAGCAAAGCTCTGTGTTCCAGTGGAGACCGGGCAATTCCTGACGCTTACAGCCAGCAAGCTTGAAGGACCTTCCGGCCTTGTTCAGCTTGCAGTTTCTTTTACGGCAACAAAGGCATCAGAGCTGCTCCCCCTGATCACCGAAGCATATGGCTTGACGGAACGCGAGAAAGAAATCGTAGACCAACTGTCGAAGGGGAAATCCACCAAGGAGCTTGCCCAATACCTCCATATCTCTGCATATACAGTACAGGATCATCTGAAATCCATTTTCACCAAAGCTGGCGTCAGCAGCCGCAGAGAGCTTATTTGGCTGTTATACTCACAATATCATTCCAATTAG
- a CDS encoding saccharopine dehydrogenase family protein codes for MRTDIVVIGGYGHVGAQICLLLSDRFPGVVYAAGRSLDRAEQFCKSTGGRVSPLQMDAAEAFSAEKMRGVKMVIMCLDQQDSSFAETCLTGGIHYIDITANLAFFGQMARLNQSGNKVGATAVLSVGLAPGLTNLLAGEARLMMDEVQQLDIAIMLGLGDSHGQAAIEWTVDNLSARFEILQDGKMANVDSFTGAKRTDWGAGLGIRRAYRFPFSDQLILPQTLGIPSVSTRLCFDSRAATGGIALLQKLGLLRWLRRGRLRAAAVRSFGKIRCGTERYAIKVEATGLKNGAKATAEYVIQGFRESAVTAQVAAIAAGAVYSNGSGTPGIYHLEQLLRVRMGEDRISLYLPGKESEGVEEITGLYCWSRVSV; via the coding sequence ATGAGAACAGATATTGTTGTGATTGGCGGATATGGCCATGTGGGGGCACAAATCTGCTTGCTGCTGAGTGACAGGTTTCCGGGCGTCGTCTATGCGGCAGGCAGAAGTCTGGATCGTGCGGAGCAGTTCTGCAAGAGCACCGGAGGCAGAGTTAGTCCGTTACAAATGGATGCCGCCGAAGCTTTTTCCGCAGAAAAAATGCGCGGCGTTAAAATGGTGATAATGTGTCTGGATCAGCAGGACAGCTCTTTTGCAGAGACTTGCCTGACCGGGGGGATTCATTATATTGATATTACGGCGAATCTTGCGTTTTTCGGACAAATGGCGCGCCTTAACCAATCTGGCAATAAGGTTGGAGCAACTGCGGTACTCAGTGTAGGGCTGGCCCCGGGGCTGACCAATTTGCTTGCGGGCGAGGCAAGGCTGATGATGGATGAGGTTCAGCAGCTGGATATTGCCATAATGCTCGGGCTGGGCGACAGCCACGGACAGGCAGCCATAGAATGGACCGTTGACAACCTCTCTGCGCGGTTTGAAATCTTGCAGGATGGCAAGATGGCCAATGTAGACAGCTTTACCGGTGCCAAAAGAACAGATTGGGGTGCAGGCCTTGGAATACGCCGGGCCTACCGTTTCCCCTTCTCCGACCAGCTGATTCTGCCGCAGACATTAGGCATCCCTTCGGTGTCTACCCGCCTATGCTTTGACTCCCGGGCGGCTACCGGCGGGATAGCATTGCTCCAGAAGCTTGGGCTGCTCCGCTGGCTCAGGCGCGGACGTTTGCGTGCGGCGGCTGTGCGTTCTTTTGGCAAAATCCGCTGCGGTACAGAACGTTATGCCATCAAGGTGGAGGCAACAGGTCTGAAGAATGGGGCAAAAGCAACCGCTGAGTATGTAATACAGGGCTTCCGGGAATCGGCGGTCACGGCTCAAGTGGCTGCCATTGCAGCCGGGGCTGTGTACAGTAATGGCAGCGGCACACCGGGAATTTATCATTTGGAGCAGCTGCTCCGGGTCCGGATGGGCGAAGACCGTATTTCGCTCTACTTGCCGGGTAAAGAGAGTGAGGGGGTGGAAGAGATTACAGGTCTGTATTGCTGGTCAAGGGTTTCTGTATAG
- a CDS encoding glycoside hydrolase family 3 C-terminal domain-containing protein translates to MTTQYLGVPLEGFAEFSRTVGAEGAVLLSNEGQVLPLRDGETVSVFGRTQVNYYRSGTGSGGSVRVSYTTNLLAGLRSKKNLAVNEELAAVYEKWIEHNPFDNGGGAWAAEPWNQQEMPLTDELVAQARSKSDKAVIIIGRTAGEDQDNADAPGSYQLTADEQTMLKQVTAYFEQTIVVLNVSNIMDMSWLNDTSYVHPIPCVIYSWHGGMEGGNAIADVLSGEVTPSGKLTDTIAYSINDYPSTANYGNEFKNFYQEDIYVGYRYFETFCPEKVQFEFGYGISYTTFNIEPEEAKLVSRDSKKYVEIAVNVTNTGTVYAGKEVVQVYYEAPQGKLGQPAKVLAAFGKTGVLQPGESQRLLVSFPVHSMASYDDAGVTGHPSAYVLEAGTYRIYAGCSIKKLAEVQVEGRSGYVLDALEVAEQLQEALAPTESFTRMKPGARKEDGSYELLYVDVPTRKVSMKERIEQNLPATLEQTGNQGYTLRDVRDGKVDMTAFIAQLSDQDLAVIVRGEGMSSPLVTPGTASAFGGVSDQLFNYGIPVACTADGPSGIRMDSGHKATQVPIGTLLAATWNAELVEELYVMEGQELVRNGVDTLLGPGLNIRRSPLNGRNFEYFSEDPLISGVFAAACTRGIMRGGSNATLKHFACNNQEKHRSKVDAIVSERAVREIYLKGFEIAVKEGGANSVMTSYNPINGHWAASNYDLNTTILRGEWGFQGIVMTDWWAIMNDVVDGGPADRKNTNWMVRAQNDLYMVVSNYGSEVNAYDDNTLDSLDNGTLTRGELQRSAMNICRFIMNAPVFSRPHVSEETVESFKANLTLSAEQAQSLAHNAQVKPDAAGRAVINVEQAGEYRIIVGIMSTETELAQSACNVTLNDQMLATIQTNGTDGRWIRQKLVKVRLEAGLYEMKLDFVKPGLQIDWIEFKLL, encoded by the coding sequence TTGACTACACAGTATTTAGGAGTTCCATTAGAAGGCTTTGCAGAATTCAGCCGGACTGTAGGTGCAGAAGGCGCGGTGCTGCTGAGCAATGAAGGCCAGGTGCTTCCGCTGCGGGATGGTGAAACCGTTTCGGTGTTTGGCAGAACCCAGGTGAATTATTATCGCAGCGGCACAGGTTCGGGCGGGAGTGTACGTGTCTCCTACACCACCAACCTGCTGGCTGGGCTGCGCAGCAAAAAGAACCTTGCTGTCAACGAAGAGCTGGCGGCGGTCTATGAGAAGTGGATCGAGCACAATCCCTTTGACAACGGCGGCGGGGCCTGGGCGGCAGAGCCGTGGAATCAGCAGGAAATGCCTCTGACCGATGAACTGGTAGCCCAGGCCAGAAGCAAGTCGGATAAGGCGGTTATTATCATCGGACGCACAGCAGGGGAAGATCAGGATAACGCCGATGCGCCGGGAAGCTACCAGTTAACGGCGGACGAGCAGACGATGCTGAAGCAGGTAACGGCTTATTTTGAGCAAACCATCGTCGTGCTGAATGTGTCGAATATTATGGATATGAGCTGGCTGAATGATACCAGCTATGTGCATCCTATTCCTTGTGTGATTTACTCCTGGCATGGCGGGATGGAGGGAGGCAATGCCATTGCCGACGTGCTGTCCGGAGAAGTGACGCCAAGTGGTAAATTAACCGATACCATCGCGTATTCCATCAACGATTATCCTTCAACTGCAAATTACGGCAATGAGTTCAAAAACTTCTATCAGGAAGATATCTATGTGGGCTACCGTTATTTCGAAACCTTCTGCCCGGAAAAGGTTCAGTTCGAGTTCGGCTACGGGATATCTTATACCACCTTCAATATCGAGCCGGAAGAAGCCAAGCTGGTCAGCCGGGACAGTAAGAAGTATGTTGAAATCGCGGTGAACGTAACCAATACAGGAACCGTTTATGCCGGAAAAGAGGTTGTCCAGGTCTATTACGAAGCACCGCAAGGCAAGCTGGGACAACCGGCCAAAGTGCTGGCGGCATTCGGCAAAACCGGGGTCCTCCAGCCGGGTGAGTCGCAGCGCCTCCTTGTGAGCTTCCCGGTTCACTCGATGGCCTCTTATGATGACGCCGGTGTGACCGGGCATCCTTCTGCTTATGTGCTGGAAGCGGGGACCTACCGTATTTATGCAGGATGCAGCATCAAGAAACTGGCGGAAGTGCAGGTAGAGGGACGCAGCGGATATGTGCTGGATGCTCTTGAGGTGGCTGAACAGCTGCAAGAGGCGCTGGCGCCAACCGAAAGCTTTACGCGGATGAAGCCGGGCGCCCGGAAGGAAGACGGCTCCTACGAACTGCTCTATGTTGACGTACCCACACGCAAGGTTTCGATGAAAGAGCGGATTGAGCAGAATCTGCCCGCAACGCTTGAACAGACCGGCAATCAAGGCTATACCTTAAGGGATGTCCGTGATGGAAAAGTAGACATGACCGCCTTCATCGCGCAACTGAGCGACCAGGATCTGGCCGTCATCGTCAGAGGGGAAGGGATGAGCAGTCCGCTGGTTACACCGGGGACGGCTTCGGCTTTTGGCGGGGTCAGCGACCAGTTGTTCAACTACGGGATTCCGGTAGCTTGTACGGCAGACGGCCCTTCCGGGATCCGGATGGACAGCGGACACAAGGCAACTCAGGTTCCAATCGGTACACTGCTTGCAGCTACCTGGAATGCCGAGCTGGTTGAAGAGCTGTATGTTATGGAAGGCCAGGAGCTGGTCAGAAACGGTGTGGACACTTTGCTCGGGCCGGGACTGAATATCCGCCGCAGTCCGCTTAACGGGCGCAACTTTGAGTATTTTTCGGAGGACCCGCTGATTTCCGGGGTTTTTGCGGCAGCATGCACGCGCGGGATTATGAGAGGCGGTTCTAATGCCACCCTCAAGCACTTTGCCTGCAATAACCAGGAGAAGCACCGCAGCAAGGTGGATGCCATCGTATCTGAACGCGCTGTCCGTGAGATTTATCTGAAGGGCTTTGAGATTGCAGTAAAAGAGGGTGGGGCCAACTCGGTCATGACCTCCTATAATCCGATTAACGGACATTGGGCCGCTTCGAACTATGACTTGAACACTACGATCCTACGCGGAGAATGGGGTTTCCAGGGCATCGTGATGACCGACTGGTGGGCAATCATGAATGATGTTGTGGATGGGGGACCGGCAGACCGCAAGAACACAAACTGGATGGTCCGTGCTCAAAATGACTTATACATGGTAGTAAGCAACTATGGCTCCGAAGTCAATGCCTATGATGACAATACGCTGGATTCGCTGGACAATGGCACGCTGACCCGGGGCGAACTGCAGCGCTCAGCGATGAATATCTGCCGATTCATTATGAATGCGCCAGTATTCTCAAGACCGCATGTGAGTGAGGAAACGGTCGAGAGCTTCAAGGCCAACCTGACTCTTTCAGCTGAACAGGCACAGTCGCTGGCCCACAATGCACAGGTGAAGCCGGATGCAGCCGGGCGGGCTGTTATCAATGTGGAACAAGCCGGGGAGTACCGGATTATCGTGGGCATCATGAGCACCGAAACGGAATTGGCGCAGAGTGCATGTAATGTGACACTGAACGATCAGATGCTGGCCACTATTCAGACGAACGGTACGGACGGCAGATGGATCAGACAGAAGCTGGTGAAGGTCCGGCTGGAAGCCGGCCTGTATGAAATGAAGCTGGATTTCGTTAAGCCGGGCTTGCAGATTGACTGGATTGAATTCAAATTATTGTAG
- a CDS encoding guanylate kinase, with protein MKEVNPGAAGEVFGRHTGEAMWNWLRTPKALVAEQESVDQLAETPAETFDPKIVIITGTSGAGRKRTAKELSAALGIPYVIPYTTRAIRSQERDGEHYHFISEGDFQAMADKHAFIQSVHLERGRYGIAEVELVKGLEQHNAVIVVVNHEGVRAFREKYGEDALRIFIYVTKKDIQLRLEREAAPFDLIDEYLGNYTEQVVYKRESEFLIQNMDPEVTVQRIKEFVETRISRQI; from the coding sequence GTGAAGGAGGTGAATCCCGGTGCCGCTGGTGAAGTCTTCGGCAGGCATACGGGAGAGGCAATGTGGAACTGGCTGAGAACACCCAAAGCACTGGTGGCCGAGCAGGAGAGTGTGGACCAACTTGCGGAGACGCCAGCAGAAACCTTCGATCCCAAAATTGTTATCATAACCGGAACAAGCGGTGCAGGGCGGAAGCGTACGGCCAAAGAGCTTAGTGCCGCTCTTGGAATCCCTTATGTCATCCCCTATACTACACGTGCGATTCGTTCTCAGGAGCGGGACGGGGAGCATTATCATTTCATCTCTGAGGGTGACTTTCAAGCAATGGCCGATAAGCATGCCTTCATCCAGTCAGTCCATTTAGAGCGGGGGCGCTATGGCATTGCAGAGGTTGAGCTTGTGAAGGGTCTGGAACAGCATAATGCTGTCATTGTTGTGGTGAATCATGAAGGTGTCAGGGCATTTCGGGAGAAATACGGCGAGGATGCCTTGCGGATTTTTATATACGTGACGAAGAAGGATATCCAGCTGCGGCTGGAACGGGAAGCAGCTCCGTTTGACCTGATAGATGAGTACTTGGGAAATTATACGGAGCAAGTAGTCTATAAAAGAGAATCGGAGTTTTTAATTCAAAATATGGACCCGGAAGTCACGGTCCAGAGAATCAAGGAGTTTGTGGAGACGAGAATATCAAGGCAGATTTAG
- a CDS encoding reverse transcriptase domain-containing protein, with translation MKAEYRKGCRQRDSVEREEYAGARSAGIRERRERGGAADLLEQILDRDNLNRAYKQVKRNHGAPGIDGMTVEEALPWLQEHKDELLQRIREGEYKPSPVRRKEIPKPDGSGMRKLGIPTVIDRVIQQAIAQKLQPLFEPLFLDGSYGYRPGRSAQQAIRKVKEYAQEGYGYAVEIDLSKYFDTLNHELLMNLLRKQIQDKRVTELIKKISEKWGYGEWGTLQNRGRLSARRPLISIACEYLSERIRPGDEGPWSERHPVCG, from the coding sequence ATGAAAGCAGAATACCGAAAGGGCTGCCGGCAAAGGGATAGCGTGGAACGCGAAGAGTATGCGGGAGCGCGGAGTGCCGGCATTCGGGAACGTAGAGAAAGAGGCGGTGCAGCGGACCTGCTCGAACAGATTCTGGACAGAGATAACCTGAACAGAGCGTACAAGCAGGTCAAACGCAACCATGGAGCGCCAGGAATCGACGGAATGACCGTAGAAGAGGCGCTGCCGTGGTTGCAGGAACATAAGGACGAACTTCTGCAAAGGATCCGGGAAGGCGAATACAAGCCTAGCCCGGTACGGCGCAAGGAAATTCCCAAACCAGATGGAAGCGGAATGCGGAAGCTGGGCATCCCCACGGTCATCGACCGGGTGATTCAGCAGGCTATCGCTCAGAAGCTGCAGCCCTTGTTTGAGCCGCTCTTTTTAGACGGAAGCTACGGCTACCGCCCCGGACGGAGTGCACAGCAGGCGATCCGGAAGGTAAAAGAATATGCACAGGAAGGCTACGGCTACGCAGTCGAAATCGACCTCTCCAAATACTTTGACACCCTGAACCATGAGCTGCTAATGAATCTCCTGCGTAAACAAATTCAAGATAAGCGTGTAACCGAGCTGATTAAAAAAATATCTGAAAAGTGGGGTTATGGAGAATGGGGTACACTGCAAAACCGAGGAAGGCTCTCCGCAAGGAGGCCCCTTATCTCCATTGCTTGCGAATATTTATCTGAACGAATTCGACCAGGAGATGAAGGGCCGTGGAGTGAACGTCATCCGGTATGCGGATGA
- a CDS encoding group II intron maturase-specific domain-containing protein, with amino-acid sequence MLANIYLNEFDQEMKGRGVNVIRYADDIVVVAKSKRAATRLLETCRKYLENKLRLQMNPQKSKVVSVVARKHFKFLGFALGKNGNGLYIRAHGQSLAKAKRKLKELTSRSQGRNVRQVMEKVKAYIRGWIGYFYVADMKRTLQSWSEWVRRRLRMYIWKQWKKPKTKVQNLKKLGIPEWQAHQWGNSRLGYWRVAGSPVLSRSITNEKLVQAGYYDFPAQYEHLRKLHLYG; translated from the coding sequence TTGCTTGCGAATATTTATCTGAACGAATTCGACCAGGAGATGAAGGGCCGTGGAGTGAACGTCATCCGGTATGCGGATGACATCGTGGTGGTCGCCAAAAGCAAACGGGCAGCAACGCGGCTTCTGGAAACCTGCCGGAAGTACCTGGAGAATAAACTCAGACTCCAGATGAATCCGCAGAAGAGTAAGGTTGTGAGCGTTGTGGCCCGGAAGCATTTCAAGTTTCTCGGCTTTGCCTTGGGCAAGAACGGAAATGGGCTGTATATACGCGCCCACGGTCAATCCCTTGCCAAAGCAAAGAGGAAGTTGAAAGAACTGACGAGCCGCAGTCAGGGCAGGAATGTACGACAAGTCATGGAAAAGGTGAAAGCCTACATTCGTGGCTGGATTGGCTACTTCTACGTAGCCGATATGAAACGGACCCTACAAAGCTGGAGCGAATGGGTGCGTAGAAGGCTTCGAATGTACATCTGGAAACAGTGGAAGAAGCCCAAAACAAAGGTACAAAACCTAAAGAAACTGGGAATACCGGAGTGGCAGGCCCACCAATGGGGGAACTCCCGTCTGGGCTACTGGCGAGTGGCCGGAAGCCCGGTGCTGTCTCGGTCCATAACAAACGAAAAGCTCGTACAAGCCGGGTATTATGACTTCCCTGCACAGTACGAGCATCTACGTAAATTGCACTTATACGGTTGA
- a CDS encoding SDR family oxidoreductase produces MQDPVKQYTKAGPEFEQQQNPPGLEQEMNPLPDAGQDTYRGTGRLAGRKAIVTGADSGIGRAVAVAFAREGADVVLSYMPEEEKDAQEVIKLVQEAGRTAVAVPGDLKDEQYSEQLVAAAVEKLGGIDILANIAGMQQFVPEIADLTTEQFDATFKTNVYGLFWLCKAALKHMKPGSTIINTSSIQAYEPSPILLDYATTKAAINTFSKSLAQQVAGKGIRVNVVAPGPVWTPLQVSGGQPTEVLKDFGAKTPLGRPGQPAEMAPAYVFLASQESSYISGETLNANGGMPTP; encoded by the coding sequence ATGCAGGACCCGGTTAAGCAGTACACTAAGGCTGGTCCGGAATTTGAGCAGCAGCAGAACCCTCCAGGCCTTGAACAGGAAATGAACCCGCTGCCGGATGCGGGGCAAGATACGTACCGCGGAACAGGGCGTCTTGCCGGCCGCAAAGCGATTGTCACCGGAGCGGACAGCGGAATCGGCCGCGCGGTGGCGGTTGCCTTTGCCCGGGAAGGTGCAGATGTGGTTCTCTCTTATATGCCTGAGGAAGAGAAGGATGCTCAGGAAGTGATTAAGCTAGTGCAGGAAGCCGGCCGCACCGCAGTCGCCGTGCCGGGTGATCTGAAGGATGAGCAATACAGTGAACAGCTCGTGGCTGCCGCGGTGGAGAAGCTGGGAGGCATTGATATTCTGGCGAATATCGCGGGTATGCAGCAGTTTGTCCCGGAGATTGCCGACCTTACCACAGAGCAGTTCGATGCCACGTTCAAAACCAATGTCTACGGACTGTTCTGGCTGTGCAAAGCGGCGCTTAAGCATATGAAGCCGGGCAGCACGATTATCAACACCTCTTCGATTCAGGCTTATGAGCCTTCGCCGATTCTGCTGGATTACGCGACAACCAAGGCTGCGATCAATACGTTCAGCAAGTCTCTCGCGCAGCAGGTTGCCGGGAAGGGTATCCGGGTCAACGTTGTGGCCCCTGGTCCGGTATGGACGCCGCTCCAGGTATCCGGCGGACAACCGACGGAGGTGCTGAAGGATTTCGGAGCGAAGACCCCGCTTGGCCGACCGGGCCAGCCGGCCGAAATGGCTCCGGCCTATGTGTTCCTGGCCAGCCAAGAGTCAAGCTACATCAGCGGTGAAACGCTGAACGCCAACGGCGGCATGCCGACGCCATAA
- a CDS encoding LysM peptidoglycan-binding domain-containing protein has product MQIHVVQAGQSLYGIAQAYGVSAGEISEANQLSAPGRLVVGQTLVIPITGMYYWVQPGDSLYTIARRFGIGISDLAASNQLSLNQPLQIGLRLYIPPGPKRTAEINAYIEPRGEAVSQSLQAAAAEAAPHLTYLAPFSFQVQRDGSLEAPPLDDLASTAAQNRVTLMMVVTNLENAQFSSELGRIILNDQAVQSRLLENIISTAKQLGFRDIHFDFEFLRPEDREAYNAFLRKAAGRIHQEGFLLSTALAPKTSRTQTGAWYTAHDYKVHGEVADFVIIMTYEWGYSGGPPMPVSPIGPVRKVLEYALSEMPGSKIMMGQNLYGYDWTLPYVAGGAYAKALSPQAAIDLARTRNAAIQYDYKDQAPHFDYTDDAGKRHKVWFEDARSIQAKFTLLKELGLRGISYWKLGLPFPQNWLLIEDNFRVVKR; this is encoded by the coding sequence ATGCAAATTCATGTTGTGCAAGCAGGTCAATCGCTGTACGGTATCGCACAGGCTTATGGGGTAAGCGCAGGTGAGATTAGTGAGGCAAATCAACTGTCCGCACCTGGCAGACTGGTGGTTGGACAAACGCTGGTAATTCCAATAACAGGGATGTATTACTGGGTTCAGCCAGGAGACAGCTTGTATACTATCGCCCGAAGGTTTGGTATAGGCATAAGTGATTTGGCTGCAAGCAATCAGTTATCGTTGAATCAGCCATTGCAGATAGGGCTTCGCTTATATATTCCGCCTGGACCGAAGCGGACCGCCGAAATTAACGCCTACATAGAGCCAAGAGGGGAAGCAGTATCCCAGAGCTTGCAGGCCGCTGCCGCAGAAGCTGCGCCCCATCTCACGTATCTGGCTCCCTTCAGCTTCCAGGTGCAGCGGGATGGTTCACTGGAGGCGCCGCCTCTAGATGATCTGGCTTCGACTGCCGCACAGAACCGGGTAACCTTGATGATGGTTGTGACCAATCTGGAGAATGCGCAGTTCAGCTCCGAGCTGGGGCGGATCATTTTAAATGATCAGGCTGTTCAAAGCCGATTGCTGGAAAACATCATCAGCACCGCGAAGCAGCTGGGTTTCCGGGACATCCATTTTGACTTTGAATTTCTCCGTCCGGAGGACCGTGAGGCGTACAATGCTTTTCTGCGGAAAGCAGCGGGCCGGATTCATCAGGAGGGGTTCCTGCTGTCAACCGCTTTGGCCCCTAAGACCAGCAGAACCCAGACAGGTGCCTGGTATACCGCCCACGATTATAAGGTGCATGGCGAGGTTGCCGATTTTGTGATCATTATGACGTATGAGTGGGGGTATAGCGGAGGGCCGCCAATGCCGGTCTCGCCGATCGGGCCTGTCCGCAAGGTATTGGAGTATGCCTTAAGTGAAATGCCGGGCTCCAAAATCATGATGGGACAGAACCTCTACGGCTATGACTGGACGTTGCCTTATGTTGCGGGAGGAGCCTATGCCAAAGCACTAAGTCCCCAGGCGGCGATTGATCTGGCCAGAACCAGGAACGCGGCGATTCAGTACGACTATAAGGATCAGGCGCCGCATTTTGACTATACCGACGATGCCGGCAAGCGGCATAAGGTCTGGTTCGAGGACGCCCGGTCAATTCAGGCCAAATTCACGCTGCTGAAGGAGTTGGGTCTCAGAGGGATCAGCTACTGGAAGCTGGGGCTTCCATTTCCGCAGAACTGGCTGCTGATTGAGGATAATTTTCGGGTGGTTAAAAGATAA